Genomic DNA from Gossypium hirsutum isolate 1008001.06 chromosome A01, Gossypium_hirsutum_v2.1, whole genome shotgun sequence:
cttaaatttcataataattcatcataaacttcccTTATCCATctagggtaacttccaatttcacccataaaatcaaaaactaatgaattctataagtggacctaattgtaaaagtcataaaaacataaaaattatcaagaattaaactcacatgatgtaaaaatatgaaaaatcagctttctccagaccttctacggcgttttggctgagaaaatatgaagaaatgtctagatttttcaattacatcattatttaactattaacttttatgctatttccaattttaccccttgttcacattgttttcttgcttatttcatacccaaaccgtccagccattaacctttgggtctaattgctctttaaatccatctttttaaatacttaagctatttactcacaatttaacaaattttgcgctattttcaatttagtcttttttaattaattagccatccaaacgttaaaattttctaacgaaactttaatactaactcaatgacactccataaatatttataaaaatatttatagctcaattttcaaatttgaggtctcgatacctcgtttttgacccgtttgacctaataaattcttttaattcactaatttcaccatttcacaaattcttctaaattcttacttgactcataaatattaaattactatcttgttcaatcttatttgtcggatttagtgatctcaaatcaccatttccgacaccactgaaaattaggccgttacaatTCAGGTGACGGATaagagtatagggtgttacaaacagTCCCAGCAGCACTACTTTGACCTGAACGTTTACTTTTCTGAGGagtattttctttcttctccccTTGTTCTTTGTCTTCTTTTAACAATTGAGGACAGTCCCGAATAAAATGATCAGTTCCCCATATTTATAACAACCTCCGGTTCTTCCCCAACATTCATCAATATGAAATCTACCACAATTTTTGCCTCTAGGTCTCGGAATATTTTGCATACTACTAGCACTAGCTGTTGGTTTATTAGTTACTCCGACATCTTGTTGAgctgttttacttttatttgatcGTTCCGAAATTGTAACAGGTCGACTAGAATCATCACTGAACTTTTTAGCTGGAAAAGTCAAGGTTGGTCTAGAGAAACTTCTTTTGTATACCTCTTTACCTCTTCTTTCTCTTTGCATCTTTCTATTATAcacttcttccatcttttgagcTCGATCAAACAGAGCAAAAAATTCTCGAATCTCAGTGCCTCCAATCATCATTCTGATTTCATCATTAAGCCCTTCTTCGAATCTAATGCACATTTCTTCCTCTGTCGGTACAAcatcccgagcatatctactaagatACACAAATTATCTTTCATATTCGGCCACTGTTTTATTCCCTTGTCGAAGATCAAGAAATTCCCTTTTCTTCTTATCTAAATATCTCTTTCCCAcatacttctttttaaactcgttttggaagaattcccaagtaagtTTATCTGCAAGTACCACTGCCTCAATAGTTTCCCACCAATTATACGCTTCTTCTTTCAATAGTGAAACCACACACCTCAGGTAGTCCTCCGGAGAACACATCATCTGTTTAAAAACTCTCTCCAAACTCTTTAACCAATACTCTGCTTTAACTGGATCATCGTCTGATCTCCCTCGAAATTCTTCAGCTCCGaactttctaagtttctcaatcGGTGTTCTTTTACTAGATTCATCTATTAAAAGAGGAGCAACCGGGGTTGTAACTGGTGGTACCGTAGGGTGAGGAGGAGGTTGTTGTGCCTGACTTCTTCCTTGTATTGTTTCACGATACCACTGATTCATTAACCcgtaaatcatatttttaagttcttcctctttCATCAATGAAATCGGAACATTACCACTTGTTCCCTGCTCAGAAGTCTATATTCTACTATTAACTTCCTCTTCTTGACCAGCACCCTTGGGTCTATcagacatctttacaatctataacAAAAATTAGTAGTTAGATCGGATCATTCACATCACACTagcacagatttatatggcatgtatttctaaacacttACACATCACATTCgttctgagaatcgactaaaccaaagctctgataccaataaatgtaacacccctaacccacatccaTCATCAAAACAGGGTTATAAGATGTTACCGAAGTTTACGgaataattatacaaaaattcCATTATTTACCTATATTCACATCAAAGCTGTtcactcgagtcatagtcactaaattatttatatctggagctataaaactccaaattaagatccgataattttccctaaaactagactcacgtatcttcataccataaaatttttagaatttttggtttatccaataagtacattttattcttaaaagtctcccctatttcactgcttgaTAATTCTgcccactcttcactaaaatttaagtaTCTTTCTTTACagaatttaaataatgttatcggttattttttataaaaatatactcattaaggaatctaaccATATATATTAtgtcccataattatttttgtacaatttttaatgatttttaccaGTTAGAACAGGGGAGctcgaaatcactctgaccttatctcacaaaaatttgAATATCTCCTGATATGAaagtcttttgcttacaccgttctTCTATGTGAAGCTAGattcaataggatttaatttcatatcttattcaacctataattagattttcataatttatggtgaatttttaaagtcaaaatactgctactaaccaaaaactgttttagtacaaaatattgttaactagtttataacatctttacttcaattcatttaaactctatacatgccatataaatctttaaacataaaacaaaagctaccggaattgatctggatagtgtgccttgttgtgttgatccgatctaccaacttcacttcaattcaatctacataaaaatatcaaacacacacaagtaagcttattgaagcttaataagttcataagtTTAAAAGTAATGCTTACCAAACATAATATTTCCAAACAATACCAAAACATTTACTAAGTTTCTTGCCATTCACAACCACTGTTATAATACTTCACATAGTTGAACTCAACATTAACAACTACTCAATCTCTTTCATTTGGTTCACTTCTCTTGTATTTCTTATTATCAAATTAGAAAATGGCTTACGAAATTAAGTACGTCGTTTTTCAGTGCCACGATTCAtaaactcagtatggttttcctcattgaaataccatacctacattttacAACTCGATATGGGAAATGCCATACCTACATTTCTTAACTCAGTATGGAtttgataataccatacctacatttcacaactcagtatggatgataccatacctacatttcacacttttttatggaacaaccatggtcttatccgtcaattcatcacatgtcAAGATACGAACGTACTCAATTCCTGCGTTTtttcctaatttgcattttccacatttattctttcattaacaaaattttcacaatcccacaacaaattcatatataataacacattatatcattcaatcattcacaaataaacatctaaattcaaccatatgaacttacccggctgatttgtagaagatattgaaatttagggactattccgcaacttttttctttttctcattcttctttggattcttgatctataatataaaatatttccactcattagcatttatgtgatttctatttcacttcacaatttatgctcttcaacttttgaaattcacttttaccccaaaatttatagtttttacaatttagtccttactcaattcaccaatcaattgaactaatttttctcaattaacactttattttatcattataaactatttcaaaacctttgatattctgaatttcaacaccaaccttcaattcacaactttttcacaattaggtcctaaataccattttctatcaaaatcacttaataaaaccaccttaatatgaaattagaacttaaatttcataataattaatcataaaattccCTTACCCTTCCATGGTAaattccaatttcacccataaaatcaaaaactaatgaattctataagtggacctaattgtaaaagtcataaaaacataaaatttatcaaggaaaagcaagaattaaactcaaatgatgtaaaaatatgaaaaaaaatcttTCTCCAGACCTtatatggcgttttggctgagaaaatatgaagagatatctagatttttcaattttgtccttattttatatgttaaaattgtaaaatttccaattttgcccttatttcccttattttttttgtttattttcttgcCTTTTCCGTCCAGCCTATtcatttttaggcttaatttccctttaaatcctctttattttaacacttgagctatttaatccttctagtaaattttgcatttgttacaatttagtcatttttatttaattgactgcctaaacgttaaaatttctcaaccaaactttaatactaactaaaTACACTccataaacatttataaaaatatttatggctcggttttcaaatttgaggtctcgatacctcattttttaccCGTttaacctaataaattcttttaatttactaaattcaccaattcacaaattcttctaaattcttacttgactcataaatgttaaattactatcttgttcaatcttacttttcggatttagtgatctcaaaccaccatttccaacaccactgaaaattaggccatTACAGTGTCAAGGTTCATCAAATTAAGAAGGCAAATGGGAGTTTACAACATGgaagccaaggaggagtgttgaagttgaCCTCCATGCAGCTCATGCAACCAAGGAGAAATTCATGCAACATAAGTTATGCAGATGAAGCATGAAGAAGTAGATCAAGCTGCTGTAGCATTGCCGGATGAAATACATGCAACCGAGGATGTTACTGCTACTGTTCTATTtcagtttcattttgttacttcaatcaatattttgtaacttagttaaatTCAAACTAAGTGAATGACACAATTAGGTAGTATTGAACTGGTAAATCAACTTGTCaaagtgtacaagcaatgttttacaAGTTTCAATGTtgcttagtggtagtaggtgttTGTTTAGGTGAAATTTGTTCATTTTGACCAGCTTGTGTCTGGTATATGTATTGGCTTTTAGCCTTCATTCAAGTTAATGAAAATTCATTagaatttcatccaaaaatactctctctctctctttgctTTCATTCTGTTTTTCAATCACAAATCTCCTGACTTGAATTTCAAGTTCTCTTCATTCTTTATCCGGATTTATTATGTTGTTGCCCAAGTTTCTCACAGAGCTTCATATTTCCTCCGGATAAATTAGTCACAAACTGCTTCCTTGGCATTCAATTTCGTCGGATTATACACATCATTCACTCCATAGATTTGCAGCAGATGCTCGTCTCTTGTTGTTATGATGATCCTACTTCCTAAACCAAACCAAGCTCGCTTGCCTATCAAACATTTTAAGTGTTGTATGTTATCCACATCATCAATAACAACAAAAATCTTTTTATGAGATAACATATGACGTATGATGTCATTCCCATCATGAACATTAAAAAAGTTGAAACTTTTCTCTGGAAAAATTTGGGAAAGAACTTGTTTCTGTAAATAAACAAGTCCATGTTTCTCTGCAACTTCACGAACATCGGCCAGAAAACTTTTGCCTTCAAAACGACTTGAAATTTGGGTATAAATAAATCTTGCAAGATTTGTTTTACCTAACCCGCCCATTCCACAAATCCCTATAATCTGAACACTATCATCTTCCTCCTCTATGCCTATTTTGCAATTTAACTCTTCCAAACGTGATTCAAGTCCAATCATGTCAGTAGGAGCACTTGCAAATGTTTGACATAATTTTGTTGATACCTTTTTAATGATTTCTCCAATAAGTTCTGATTCATGCCTTCAAATACAAAGCAAAGGAAAATGCTTAGTGAAACTTTAAGGGCACAATCCTTAGCTAATGCCTCAAATTTCAAACTTGATGCTGGTAAGATATTATTGAAGTGAAAGAATATGATAGTTACCTGTTACTCAAGTGCCATCCTTTGATGTTAGCTACTTGAGTTAAAGCCACCTTTGTGTCTTCTCTTTGTTATCCTGGAAATTATTTTCATGCTTAAGAAAAGCTTCTTGAACTTTTCCGGTTTGTTTTCTCAAATCAGATGGATCCACATAATAGAAAATGGGGAAGACATTATGTCCCTTGTCGTTTTTCTGTTGAATAATATCGGAAAGCTATTCTAGGCACCAGCTCGAAAAAGCATACATTTCTGACAAAACGATTACAGAGCACCATGACTCATGAATTGCTTTGAAGAGCTCAGGTGCTATGGGTTCACCTGTCTCGAGCTTTTCGTCATCCCTAAAAGTGATGATTCCTCTCCTTTTGAACGCAGCATAAAGATGATCCGTGAAATTCCTGCGGGTATCCTTACCTCTAAAACTCAAGAAAACGTCATATTTCCCTCGAGAAGCAGAAGATGGTGAAAACAACGAAGGAGATGACGATGATGAGGAAGATGTCTCACTATCGAATCTAACCATTGGTGTTTAGCAGCTAAATTCAAAATGATGTTGACGAGGGTGAGACAAACGGACAGAGGAGGAAGATATATCTCAATCGTTGGGATTTAATTAGCAGTTACAGGTTTTCATGATTCTTTTGTAAAAGCTGGCCAATTAGTACACCTTTAAACAAAGGAATAGATGAAATTCTAAACTTTGAGAACTGCTATTCGAAGAAGGTTGATGGAGAGTGAATAGTAACTAGGCTCTTAGAGAACGATGGCCAGGCCATACGGGCTGTTAAATACTAGAGATTATCACCATAGTGTACACTATAATAAAATACTGCAATGCTTACGAAGGACAAACAATGTTGCTGGCATGGTAATTCACAGAACATTTACTAATAATATTTtagtgaaaaaaaatgaataaattgattGGCAGTAAGTTAACATTTAAGTCTATTTGTTTCATCTTTAACCAAAAACAATATTCGATATTGCCCTATAAATTTGATCTTTGACTAAACAGACATTAAAATAAGGATAGGAAGCAAATATGAACCATAGTAATCCTTTCCCTCAATATCAAGATTGAGACATGTTGATGCAATGAGCATTAAATTGCGTTTGCTGTGATGGATTTTTCGTTTTGAAAGTCAAGAGATTTCCTCtcgatgtttattattattattatttgaaagtttaGAGATTTACTATCACggtttttcccctttttttttttttaaagtttatagaGACCCTTACGAAATTGACATATTTACTAAACAGACAATAAAATCAGGACAGGATGCAAATAGTTATCCTTTAACTCCGTCTCATGATTGAGACATTTTCATGCATTAAATCGATATTTTAAACGTAACCATAGTTAAATTACGTTTTTCACTTCGAAGGTTAAGAGGACAAAAGGTATCAGAATTGCGAAGTAAATTCTTATATGGGAGTCGATGGGGCAATGAACACCCAAATTAACAAATGTATTGAACTCAATGGACTTATAGTAGTTTCAACTAAGAAAGATCTGACACCGTTAAGGATAGACATTAGTCacgaattttaaaattattctataGTCAAGAGAAGGATTGAACTCTTTACTACTTATTAAGATAAGAAAgattcttaatattttatttaattctcgAGATTATATtcatttagttttaaattttgtgCTTATGTAAGAATTATAAAGTAAGTGCCCATCTAGATTCGTTGGAAATTAAGATAGCAACATAATATTGAACGAGAAATCAGATCTCAAGATGATAATGAGGACATTATGTCTTGATTTTTATGCATCACTAAGACAATAATGTCTGTTGGGTTTTTCTGGCATCGTCAAATTGGTTGATGGTAGTTTGCCATTAGGGAGGCCTGATAATGATAAGATTAGGGTATAGTTATCAAGAATTAATTAAAGTGATAGGATCtctattaattattaaaactttCAATGTTGTAGTTATTGTGAATTTATAACTTTCttttatttggttgtttttaaagaaaataacaattgtgcattaatttataatattttaataaaaaattgtaacaTATATTATTgctaatttatatgtatatgttgaaaaaaaaaagtaatttaagaAAGTatgttgaaattttcaaaatttattgatATACGTTGTATttagagagagaaaggaaaacgcGTCTTACGAGGTGTGCTTTCAGTCGTGTCTATTGAAGATGTGTCTTACAATGTgtgtttttactaaaaattaacaaattagtTCTTTTGGTTATATGGTAAAATGttagtcttttttttaattaatatttttgacaTATTAGCTATTTTGGTTAGATGGTTAGATAATTATGATTTCATCTTTGAGTCCTAAATTCAATTCttcttataaacattttaatatgtattttttatttcatgttgtttcaagtttttttgattaatatttataattaataaacatattattttctaagttttttttattttgaattaataaatcttttatttgtaaaatcaaataataaatatgtaattattttttttaaaatcaattaattattaagatatatttttctgtaacagtccgttttttagtggtgtcgaaaatagtagtttcgggaccacaagtcctaCAAGCATTTAAATTATAcgagttaataataatttttataatgaattttgatttgaggatTTTTAACTAATTGAACTAAAAGTTAATATAAGTAGTTCAGTTCAAAAGAcaagtggttattgaaaacgAAGTGTTAGGCAGTGCCTATGGCAGTGGCAAGGGTCAGCAACCTTAAAAATGTCATAACTTTGGTTTGGCATCTTcatttattcttcttcttctttttattttattgttaactAGCTACAACAGATGCTTTGGGTATAGAATCTGCCATGGTTTAGGGATAAACGGTGCGGTTGTTGCTATTGCAGTCGAGTTCGAGTTCAAACTGATGGTCGTCGGAGTTGGGAGACTGGGTTGGTAATAAAAAAAGGTAACTCATTGTGATATTTCCACAAAAGTTGGGTTGCaatatttgtttttggttttggcATAGACTGGAAGGTAAAGAAGTTGTGGATTCCATTGTGGTTTGGATTTGGGTTAATTGGGTTTCCACCGTGGCTAGTTAAGCTAGTTAACTAGCCACATCAGCTGTCTCGTTAAGCCTATGACGGAATATGTTAATGggtgactgatttgtcactttttgaaagttgagtgactaattGAAATCAGAATAATTGTTTTGTCATTTGcatcaaaattgagtgattattGATGTAATTTACAACCCATTCAATTTCCCTattaaattatgtatttggattatgattcgattatatttaaattatatattttacttaattgggttttattttgtttagatttTGGGTTATATTTATTTTgcatgaatattaaattaatattataaaaaattaaaatattagcaGTTGGATCTTAATGGCTCATAATATATTCGTATTCATTAATACTGACGGTTAAAACCATTTCTATATATTTAGGGATATAATTGCAATTTCATTTATAAGTATATTTACTGATGATACATGTTGTTGCTATAAGTTTAAGgagaaaatagtaattttacggCGGTAAAAATCTTCAATATAGGTAGTAGAAAATTAATTATAGTGGACGATACTTATACCAGTAGTTTCTACTTCACCGAGGATTAAACTGTCAATATAGACCTTTAGATCTATTTCAACAGTCACATGTTTCGTTGATATATAAAATTCTATATCGACATAACATGTATCAACGGCTATTTTTTCGTTGGAATAGCCTTTTTGACTTGCGATATAGGATTTCCAAACCTATATTGacggaaaatttatttttagtgacgGATTTTGAGCCATCACCATATGCTTATTTGTTTGTAGTGTGGCAATGAGTCAAACGATGCTCGTCTTCATATTTATGAGTGACTACAGTACTCTTTTTTTATCTAGTTAAAGAAAAATCAAGGTTTTGATCCTTCAAgcattgtgaaattaaattggtTTAAGTACAAATTtgattttatatgtaaaattatgCAATTTATGTTATAAGGTGTTAAgcctttaaaatcccaaaagtCAATATTTCCATGCACAAAATTGGTGCACTGAAGACCACAAAAATATTTGGTTTTTCAATTGTCATGCCAGTTGGATTTATGTAcagatttttaaaagattaattttaatttattttgggaTAAGATTGAAgattatttatactattataaaattatgtttaatttggattgttggttggttaaattaatttaatattacttttcaaaagcactgttaagtaaaagttaaaattttctgcTTTTGCTTTTGGCAAAAAAAGTGTTTTTCCAAAACAATTTTTGttcaaaaaacaattttaaaaaatattttgtttagcAATTATTTTATCTCaaaggtgttttttttttgtctcaaaagTGCTTTATAAGAATAATACTAAGCACACCTTAAGTTTATCATATTAAATCTGTAAATAGATAATTAATTCACATGTGAAGAAATATCAATTGAAGGAATGTTGTGCTAATTAGCTGAAGTTATTCTTCATATCTGAATGAGATTATGTCTTAATTTTATTGTGCTTTTTTTATAATAGCTATTTGAAATCCATATTATTCTTAAAGAAGGTGAACTTTTGTTAATAGATCACAATTTAGAGTTTAActattttattgattatttttaaaagcCTCAATTTTTTGGGTTTCAAAATTCGAAATCCTAATTTTTTGGTTTGAAAAACATAGCAACGTAATATCTACATTTCCATACCTCAAATCAAAcataaaacgaaaaaaaaaaactcataagaACTTTGGATAAAACCTAACCTTTATTTCAAAATCAAGAGAAACCTATGGCTTTATGTAAATATCGACTGATGTGATTTAATAATGAAATGACAAACACTGTTATTCGAAGGAAaatgacaaataaaaataattatttttcattcatttttggaGGAAAATGgcaaatactattatttaaagggtcaaaaatgtaaaattaaaaattaaaaaaattaattttttttttttgcaaaattaaaaAGCTAAATAAATCACTATGCCAAAAAAACATTTGAAGAAGGGGACATCACATAAAAGGAAAGCAAGCAGACAAGCTCTTAATTATAAGTAATTCGTTTATTAATAGTGTGAATCTTTTTAAGCAAAATCTGTTGATTTATGGTGACATATTTTGCTTTTTACTATAAATTTGGTTTACATAATCAGAATCCAACTCTTCAAGGGGAAGCATTGGGTGAATCTGAAACTGCATCAACAATTGAAGTGCACTTATTCCATATTTGTTTAGCCTTCGATACAATTTCTTGTTTAATGTTTGTATGGTTTTTGAAGAAAGGATCTTCAAGATCTCTTCTCACCAATGCTTCATGGCATGGTCGACCAATTTTCACAAGTTTGTGACAACATTCATCGGAGATGGTCCCGTTTCTGAATATACTCTTGTAAACTTCGTCGATACAACGCAACGTCATGTTTCCGCAACTGCGTGTCTTGACTGAATCAACTATCACCGCACCACTAACCGCAATGGCCAGAATTGCGAGACCAGCATAAACATTCAAGCTTGCCATAGCAATGAacaataatggggttttgttttgcttttaatTCAGTGGGCAGAAGACTTTTGGTACTGCTGCAAGAGTTGGCTATATCGATGAAAATAATTTATAGGGTATCCCGATATTAGAAAGCATGCAATTAAAAATGagaatttattaaaataagaaaacgttatagaaattaattattatttaagcttCATTAACTACGCTTTacttcaaaattaaataatactCACCGTTACCTTATCTTTGTCATACCTACATGAGTAAACGTGCTTCGTAAATTActctaacatataaaaatttatttgaagTTGTCGAGCTCGATTAGAATGGACATTGTTATCAATGTAAGAGGATGTGGGCTCGAGAACGTTAAAACGTAtgatcctcctatttatgggttgtagaaactatttttatttttatttttttgaaaacagtcgacttttattttaaggaatgaaaatgggagtcgccaccgatcttttttattgaggtgtgatcggatcacatCGTAATGTGAccgttttaataaaatgttttgatttactaaaataacaattttggtctacgaaattcgatAAAATGAGTTCAgaagtcggttacgtgcgaggaaggattagtaccctcgtaacgcccaaaattgatacctaagtaattaattaatgtcttgatgtcgaaagttgaaaactcgaaaggaatttaaaatacgattcctctttttattaatgttaattaaacaaaaatgcTTGGATAAATCGAAGCGGATGCTAAAAACCTTTTTGTCCAgaaataataaaatgtcacatccaatacgttaggacacaacattttaaaccctcgagaataagcttgtctttttattttcaaaattcacgtattttaattttaaaagtatattCGATCATTTAGgtcaaacgagaaaaatcgaacccaatacgttaggacatgatatcttgaatttccaaacacgaaatattacttttattaaaaatccttttttatgaatttgggtaaaaattaatgtaatataAAAATGCACTTCATTTATTCGAGTATAGCTAAAACGTACAAATTCCATATTCACGAACAATAATGcaacataaatttaataaaccaataaagcattaaaaaagaagaagataaaaatcACATCAATAATATGCATAGTAGAACAATATTAATCAAAGAAAAAGGATAATAGCGATAATAATGACAATAATATCAAGACATTAAAAGAGAGATAATAAAGGCCAAGAATGAAATAAagtaagataaaaataaaaaaataaaaattcattgagtacgaaaataaagaaataaagagaaaacaaaaaaaaagatagtaaataaataaataaataaataaaataaacgaaacttaacaaattaaaataaaaaggaaacctCAACAGAGTTAAAAGGGATTAAAAtgttattgaaataaaattaagtttttaagttcaaatgaaataaatttataaatagaatAGGGGTtaggattataatgaaataaacgtaaaaggactaaattgaagtttaATCAGAATTTTGAGTAAAAATCGAGAAGGAAAATAGGGCAAAGGGCTATATTGAGACGCGCGAATAATAAGGAGGGACCAAATGGGAGATTTTTCCTTTCcttccaaaacggcgccgttcaaaTGGACCATATTGACCCCGAAATAAAATTCAAaggcataatttaaaaaaaattggatattAAAAACAGAAAAAGGAGGAAGGACCTTTCGCATAAATAACCCAAGGGCTGAAAAACCCGCGGATCCCCTGGTGGGTCAAGTCGGGCGCGCGGGTAAGGGGATTAAACGACGCTGTTTTGGGGCTATTAGTCTCAGTCTCAAACGACGTCGTTCCATTAGCTTATAAAaggaaaacttttttttttttttaactttcaatCTGCTCCCTTAAAAAAACACTTTCAAAACCCTttttct
This window encodes:
- the LOC121208416 gene encoding disease resistance protein RPV1-like, translating into MIGLESRLEELNCKIGIEEEDDSVQIIGICGMGGLGKTNLARFIYTQISSRFEGKSFLADVREVAEKHGLVYLQKQVLSQIFPEKSFNFFNVHDGNDIIRHMLSHKKIFVVIDDVDNIQHLKCLIGKRAWFGLGSRIIITTRDEHLLQIYGVNDVYNPTKLNAKEAVCD
- the LOC107917248 gene encoding protein DOWN-REGULATED IN DIF1 11, yielding MASLNVYAGLAILAIAVSGAVIVDSVKTRSCGNMTLRCIDEVYKSIFRNGTISDECCHKLVKIGRPCHEALVRRDLEDPFFKNHTNIKQEIVSKAKQIWNKCTSIVDAVSDSPNASP